Genomic DNA from Veillonella criceti:
CACTTATCGGTGGTAGTGGTTGTGGTAAATCAACATTACTTAAAATGATTAATCGCCTAATTCCTATTACAGGTGGCGATATTTTTGTGAATGGTGAAAACGTTCACGATATAGAACCAGTAGCGTTACGTCGCAAAATTGGTTACGTTATTCAACAGACTGGTTTATTCCCTCATATGACAATTCGTAGAAATTTAGAATTAGTCATGGATCTTCATAAGATGCCACAAGAAGGGCGTACAGAAAAGATTAAGGAAATGATGGATTTAGTTGATTTATCTCATGATTTGCTTGAGCGGTACCCCGTGGAGTTATCTGGTGGTCAACAGCAGCGTGTAGGCGTGGCTCGGGCCCTTATTGTGGATCCTGATGTTATTTTGATGGATGAACCATTCTCGGCGATTGACCCGATTACGCGTGTATCTTTGCAGGATGAATTACGTAGTTTGCAAGAAACGTTAAAGAAAACAATTGTCTTTGTTACTCATGATATGGATGAGGCTATTAAGATTTCTGACCGCATTTGTTTAATGCGTGAAGGTCACGTGGAACAATACGATACACCGGAACAAATTTTACGCAACCCCGCTACACCTTATGTAGAAAGTTTTATCGGTAAAAACCGGATTTGGAACTCGCCAGAATTTATTAAAGCAGAAGATATTATGATTGAAGCAACTAATATTGGCTATCCTAGTGATAGTTTATTGCGTTGTATGAAGAAAATTAAG
This window encodes:
- a CDS encoding ABC transporter ATP-binding protein, whose translation is MIEIKNVKKRYGKKEVLHDITLSIPDGEIVSLIGGSGCGKSTLLKMINRLIPITGGDIFVNGENVHDIEPVALRRKIGYVIQQTGLFPHMTIRRNLELVMDLHKMPQEGRTEKIKEMMDLVDLSHDLLERYPVELSGGQQQRVGVARALIVDPDVILMDEPFSAIDPITRVSLQDELRSLQETLKKTIVFVTHDMDEAIKISDRICLMREGHVEQYDTPEQILRNPATPYVESFIGKNRIWNSPEFIKAEDIMIEATNIGYPSDSLLRCMKKIKDIPQDFLIIVDRGTRRFRGLVNARMIREQDSLQGPVSEIMAQPQTVAHIGDSLLDVVETIQTLHRPYMLVLDDSERLAGVITQSSLITTLGSQYVDDAEVI